From Synechococcus sp. UW69, the proteins below share one genomic window:
- a CDS encoding Nif11-like leader peptide family natural product precursor has translation MSTDQLRQFFAHISRDPSLKKQVLQAVSADAAAQIAQKLGYEVSGDELLRFSGKSASGVSVTKIQHPGEYH, from the coding sequence GCAATTTTTTGCTCACATCTCCAGGGATCCATCCCTGAAGAAGCAGGTACTGCAGGCCGTGAGTGCCGATGCTGCCGCCCAAATTGCCCAAAAGCTGGGCTACGAAGTCTCTGGCGATGAACTGCTGCGGTTTTCCGGCAAGAGCGCGTCGGGCGTCAGCGTCACCAAGATTCAGCACCCCGGCGAATACCACTAG